In Paraburkholderia sprentiae WSM5005, a genomic segment contains:
- a CDS encoding membrane protein, with amino-acid sequence MSLIVAARFTTFPAAESAAQKLFDAGFVEEDVTLFFVNPRGQHARFPIGGDTDTDPAAREAPKGAGIGVTIGAVIGAVVGVAIFAAFSAPLLVSLLAAGVGAYVGSLAGAMSRTHERRKSDHRVPYHEEARDSGVLVAVHVSPDNQLQAARVLREAGGVAIEKATGRWQQGRWADFDPLKTPEPIKEFAEKRVM; translated from the coding sequence ATGTCACTCATCGTCGCAGCGCGCTTCACGACTTTCCCGGCCGCGGAAAGCGCGGCGCAAAAGCTTTTTGATGCAGGTTTCGTGGAAGAAGACGTCACGCTGTTTTTCGTCAATCCGCGCGGTCAGCATGCGCGTTTCCCGATCGGCGGCGACACCGATACCGACCCCGCCGCGCGAGAGGCGCCCAAAGGCGCGGGCATTGGGGTGACTATCGGCGCGGTGATCGGTGCGGTCGTCGGCGTGGCGATCTTCGCGGCGTTTTCCGCACCCCTGCTGGTGTCACTGCTCGCGGCGGGCGTCGGCGCGTATGTCGGCTCGCTGGCCGGCGCCATGTCGCGCACCCATGAGCGCCGCAAATCGGACCATCGTGTGCCTTATCACGAGGAGGCGCGCGATTCGGGCGTGCTCGTCGCCGTGCACGTATCGCCCGACAATCAGCTTCAGGCCGCGCGGGTGCTGCGTGAAGCGGGCGGCGTGGCGATCGAGAAGGCGACCGGCCGCTGGCAGCAAGGACGCTGGGCCGATTTCGATCCGCTGAAGACGCCCGAGCCAATCAAGGAATTCGCGGAGAAGCGCGTGATGTAA
- a CDS encoding PA2169 family four-helix-bundle protein codes for MATNVVSVLNDLVETSKDGEKGFMKAAEDAHDEQLKTLFRSSAEDCSRGARELQDVVQTLGGKPENRGSMSGALHRGWVDVRSAVSDRSDHAILAECEKGEDVAKKHYHDALEKDLPADVRAIVERQYHGLLQTHDRVRDLRDQYAAMKR; via the coding sequence ATGGCTACCAACGTTGTTTCCGTATTGAATGATCTCGTCGAAACGTCGAAGGATGGCGAAAAGGGCTTTATGAAGGCAGCCGAGGATGCGCACGACGAACAACTGAAGACGCTGTTCCGCTCGAGTGCTGAAGATTGCTCGCGCGGCGCACGCGAGTTGCAGGATGTCGTTCAGACGCTGGGCGGCAAGCCCGAGAACCGCGGCAGCATGAGCGGTGCGCTGCATCGCGGCTGGGTCGACGTGAGATCGGCGGTGTCGGACCGCAGCGACCATGCGATTCTCGCCGAGTGCGAAAAAGGCGAAGACGTCGCGAAGAAACACTATCACGACGCGCTCGAAAAGGACTTGCCAGCCGACGTGCGGGCGATCGTCGAGCGGCAGTACCATGGCCTTCTGCAGACGCATGATCGCGTGCGCGATCTGCGCGACCAGTATGCGGCGATGAAGCGTTGA
- a CDS encoding BON domain-containing protein, translated as MKKIQLLKTAGSIAVVAFALNANAQTSASAPPAASESVGQHIDDGTITTKVKADLLAAKNVKSTHIHVKTRKGVVWLTGSVPSADEKSAAEDVVQNVKGVTSVKNHLKVAAE; from the coding sequence ATGAAAAAGATCCAGCTTCTGAAGACCGCAGGCAGCATCGCCGTTGTCGCGTTTGCGTTGAACGCAAACGCACAGACCAGCGCCTCGGCCCCGCCCGCGGCGTCGGAGAGCGTCGGCCAGCATATCGACGACGGCACCATCACGACCAAGGTCAAGGCGGATCTGCTTGCCGCGAAGAACGTCAAATCGACGCATATCCACGTGAAGACCCGTAAGGGTGTCGTGTGGCTCACGGGTTCGGTGCCTTCGGCCGACGAGAAGTCCGCCGCCGAAGATGTCGTGCAGAACGTGAAGGGCGTGACCAGCGTGAAGAATCATCTGAAGGTCGCGGCCGAATAA
- a CDS encoding RNA polymerase factor sigma-54, giving the protein MPSIELRTRQSLALTPRLQQSVRLLQLSALEFQQELRTALDTNPFLEYDSSEADDVALAGTTPGEDASVPPAADTLAAVQPDGLTAESAASDTLESAGQDDMPADFSGDYGSRNSTRQNGDSDGSDPADWARSQPTLREQLHDALRLYRLDDRDRAVARFIIEALDDDGYLRQSLADLADSVDLEPTLTEEELLVALRLVQSLDRPGLGARSLSECLALQINALPADTPGRDVARQIAEHHLERLARREQAELQKQIGCSAEELRVACALVRKLDPKPGNCYGRAEDNYVVPDVIVRQVRNKWVVSINPAVQPRARIHRMYAQLFAQSAGASRSPLAQQLQEARWLIRNAQQRFDTIQRVAECIVAHQKAFFQYGEIALKPMVLRDVADELGLHESTISRATGNKYMATPRGIFEFKHFFPRELGTESGGTCSAAAVRALLKEMIAAENTRDPLSDVTLAKMLADQGVLVARRTVAKYRHLMKVPPAELRRQL; this is encoded by the coding sequence ATGCCTTCGATCGAACTACGCACAAGGCAGTCTCTTGCACTGACGCCTCGTCTTCAGCAATCGGTGCGGCTCTTGCAATTGTCGGCTCTCGAGTTTCAGCAGGAATTGCGCACGGCGCTCGATACCAATCCGTTCCTCGAATACGATTCATCCGAAGCGGACGACGTCGCGCTCGCCGGCACGACGCCGGGCGAAGACGCCAGCGTGCCGCCCGCCGCGGATACGCTTGCCGCCGTCCAGCCCGACGGGTTGACCGCGGAAAGCGCCGCTAGCGACACGCTCGAAAGCGCGGGCCAGGACGACATGCCCGCCGACTTTTCCGGCGACTACGGTTCGCGCAACTCGACACGCCAGAACGGCGACTCGGACGGCAGCGACCCGGCCGATTGGGCTCGTTCGCAACCCACGCTGCGCGAGCAGTTGCACGACGCGTTGCGCCTGTACCGGCTCGACGACCGTGATCGCGCGGTGGCGCGCTTCATCATCGAGGCGCTCGACGACGACGGCTATCTGCGGCAATCGCTCGCGGACCTGGCCGATAGCGTCGATCTCGAACCCACGCTGACCGAGGAAGAACTGCTGGTGGCGTTGCGCCTCGTGCAGTCGCTCGATCGTCCGGGGCTCGGCGCGCGTTCGCTATCGGAATGCCTCGCGCTGCAGATCAATGCGCTGCCCGCCGATACGCCCGGGCGCGACGTCGCGCGGCAGATCGCCGAGCATCATCTGGAACGTCTCGCACGCCGCGAGCAGGCAGAGTTGCAAAAGCAGATCGGCTGCAGCGCGGAGGAGCTGCGCGTGGCCTGCGCGCTGGTGCGCAAGCTCGATCCGAAGCCGGGCAATTGCTACGGCCGAGCCGAGGATAACTACGTGGTGCCCGATGTGATCGTGCGTCAGGTGCGCAACAAGTGGGTCGTATCGATCAATCCGGCGGTGCAGCCGCGGGCGCGAATCCATCGCATGTATGCGCAGCTGTTCGCGCAGTCGGCCGGCGCGAGCCGTTCGCCGCTCGCGCAGCAGCTGCAGGAAGCGCGCTGGCTGATCCGTAACGCGCAACAGCGTTTCGATACGATTCAGCGTGTCGCCGAATGCATCGTCGCGCATCAGAAGGCCTTCTTCCAATACGGCGAAATCGCGCTCAAGCCGATGGTGCTGCGCGACGTGGCCGACGAACTGGGCCTGCACGAGTCGACCATCTCGCGCGCGACCGGCAACAAATATATGGCGACGCCGCGCGGCATCTTCGAGTTCAAGCATTTCTTCCCGCGCGAGCTCGGCACCGAAAGCGGCGGCACCTGTTCGGCCGCGGCTGTGCGCGCGCTGCTCAAGGAGATGATCGCCGCGGAGAACACGCGCGATCCGCTGTCGGACGTGACGCTTGCGAAGATGCTCGCGGATCAGGGCGTACTGGTCGCGCGGCGCACAGTGGCGAAATACCGGCATCTGATGAAGGTGCCGCCGGCGGAACTGCGCCGGCAGCTTTGA